The following proteins are co-located in the Methanobacterium alcaliphilum genome:
- a CDS encoding 2-isopropylmalate synthase: MYIEKVKKNMNLPETVRILDTTLRDGEQTPGVALTVDEKIRIAKKLDQLGVNTIEAGFPAASEGEKEASREILSLGLDAQVCGLARTLKVDLDAAIDCDVDYIHTFIGTSPLHREFKLKMSKEEILSKSVDAIEYIKDHGIIAEFSAEDATRTEFDYLSKIYKSVEEAGADYINVPDTVGVLVPTAMNWLIGELKKDINIPISVHCHDDFGLAVANSLAAVEAGASQVHATVNGLGERAGNASLEEVAMSLITRYDIQLDMRTSQLVNLSEFVSRITGIKMPPNKAIVGENAFAHEAGIHVHGVLEKAETYEPITPEMVGHTRRIVLGKHTGANALRSKLDEYGIEMTEDQFCTVYDQIKNLGDKGKKVTDADLKAIAVTILGRAKKQIVKMEGFAVMTGENVMPTATVKLRIHDEVKTAAKAGVGPVDAAINAIQSLISETAYIELKEYHIEAITGGTNALAEVFVIMSDQDGNNATGRSTREDVVMASVEAVLDAINKILMVI; encoded by the coding sequence ATGTACATAGAAAAAGTGAAGAAAAACATGAATTTACCGGAAACGGTGCGTATACTCGATACCACCTTAAGAGACGGTGAACAAACACCAGGAGTGGCCTTAACCGTAGATGAAAAGATACGGATAGCCAAAAAACTGGATCAACTCGGTGTAAACACAATAGAAGCAGGATTCCCTGCAGCTTCAGAAGGAGAAAAAGAAGCATCTCGTGAAATATTATCCCTGGGATTAGATGCCCAGGTTTGTGGTTTGGCAAGAACTTTGAAAGTAGATTTAGATGCTGCAATTGATTGTGATGTAGATTATATACACACATTCATTGGCACTTCTCCTCTTCACAGAGAATTTAAGCTTAAAATGAGTAAAGAAGAAATTTTAAGTAAATCTGTTGATGCGATTGAATATATAAAAGATCATGGCATTATTGCTGAGTTTTCAGCAGAGGATGCTACTAGAACCGAATTTGATTATCTCTCTAAAATCTATAAATCTGTGGAAGAGGCAGGAGCAGATTATATTAATGTTCCGGATACTGTGGGCGTTTTAGTTCCTACTGCCATGAATTGGCTGATTGGGGAGCTAAAAAAAGATATAAATATTCCTATAAGTGTTCATTGCCATGATGACTTTGGACTGGCCGTTGCTAATTCTTTAGCAGCTGTGGAAGCCGGTGCTAGCCAAGTACACGCCACAGTCAATGGACTCGGGGAAAGGGCGGGCAATGCTTCTTTAGAAGAAGTCGCTATGTCATTAATAACTCGCTATGATATTCAACTGGACATGCGCACATCTCAACTGGTGAATCTCTCTGAATTTGTTTCAAGAATAACTGGAATCAAAATGCCTCCTAATAAAGCTATTGTTGGAGAAAATGCATTTGCCCATGAAGCAGGGATCCATGTTCACGGGGTACTGGAAAAAGCAGAAACATATGAGCCCATTACTCCAGAAATGGTGGGACACACCCGAAGAATTGTATTGGGAAAACATACTGGTGCTAATGCACTCCGATCTAAATTAGATGAGTATGGAATTGAAATGACCGAAGATCAGTTTTGCACAGTCTATGACCAAATTAAAAATCTTGGTGATAAAGGTAAAAAAGTCACTGACGCTGATTTAAAAGCTATAGCTGTAACTATACTTGGTCGGGCTAAAAAACAAATCGTTAAAATGGAAGGCTTTGCTGTTATGACTGGGGAAAATGTAATGCCCACGGCAACTGTAAAACTCCGGATACATGATGAAGTCAAAACAGCGGCTAAAGCAGGAGTAGGCCCTGTAGATGCGGCAATTAATGCTATACAAAGTCTAATTAGTGAAACTGCATATATAGAATTGAAAGAATATCATATAGAGGCTATTACTGGCGGAACCAATGCTTTAGCAGAAGTATTTGTTATAATGAGTGATCAGGATGGCAATAATGCTACTGGTCGATCAACTAGAGAAGATGTTGTAATGGCCAGTGTAGAGGCGGTTTTAGATGCAATCAATAAAATATTAATGGTAATATGA
- a CDS encoding DUF63 family protein, whose product MLGEIANSLPQFIQDNFLYLHPGYTLLNTIVFGLILGLSVLLIIKMFKWIDKDPGDLFIPLIPFIFLGSGARALVDNGIYPLHLLLVTPGIYVMVGFTTIITLLGSVYLEKKFKWDYRYIIFIFGVILCIPNMIHLQNIDLTATIMVLGAWALFTGIFYFLKSKLDLLKEKFNLAVLSAHLFDAASTFIAVDFYGYGEQHVLPLALTNMGGTAFVMFPLKILVILLALYIIDTNIEDKTTKNTLKLSIFVLGLAPGVRNFLSLITGL is encoded by the coding sequence ATGCTTGGAGAGATAGCTAATTCATTGCCACAATTTATTCAAGATAATTTTTTATATCTTCATCCCGGGTACACGTTATTAAATACTATCGTATTTGGGCTTATTTTGGGATTATCTGTATTGTTAATTATCAAAATGTTTAAATGGATTGATAAAGATCCTGGAGATTTGTTTATACCATTAATCCCCTTTATATTTTTAGGATCCGGGGCACGTGCATTAGTCGATAATGGGATTTATCCCCTACACTTACTTCTGGTCACCCCTGGAATTTATGTCATGGTGGGATTTACAACAATAATTACTCTTTTAGGGTCGGTGTATCTTGAAAAAAAATTTAAATGGGATTATCGGTATATTATTTTCATTTTCGGGGTTATATTATGTATTCCTAATATGATTCATCTTCAAAACATAGATTTGACTGCAACAATCATGGTGTTAGGTGCTTGGGCACTTTTTACTGGAATATTCTACTTTTTAAAATCTAAATTAGATTTACTTAAAGAGAAATTTAATTTAGCAGTTTTATCTGCTCATTTATTTGACGCAGCCTCTACCTTTATCGCCGTTGACTTCTATGGATATGGCGAACAGCATGTCCTTCCATTGGCATTAACTAATATGGGGGGAACGGCCTTTGTAATGTTTCCCTTAAAGATACTGGTTATTTTACTTGCATTATATATAATTGACACAAATATTGAGGATAAAACGACAAAAAACACATTAAAATTAAGTATATTTGTTTTGGGGCTGGCACCGGGAGTTAGAAACTTTTTAAGTTTAATAACCGGTCTTTAA
- a CDS encoding CehA/McbA family metallohydrolase, translated as MIIDPHIHTIYSGDATGAPREIIERARTVGLDAIAIADHNTMKGSLIAQREVKDFKDILVIPAMEISTNKGHIVALGIYEEINKGLSPEETLELIHEMNGVAIVPHPFVRYREGLFCKIKDLKVDAIETMNSRYIFGYSNWKAKKLAIEKNIPEIGASDSHFVGAVGSCVTDVDADFSVEDILISIKSGKTTAYGDRTPLPLIIKEVINKKIKRVYEY; from the coding sequence ATGATAATCGATCCTCACATACACACTATTTATTCGGGAGACGCAACTGGAGCTCCTAGGGAGATTATAGAAAGAGCAAGAACTGTTGGGCTTGATGCAATAGCCATAGCAGATCACAACACTATGAAAGGGTCACTAATAGCACAGAGGGAAGTAAAGGATTTTAAAGATATCCTAGTAATTCCTGCTATGGAAATTAGTACTAATAAAGGACATATAGTGGCTTTAGGAATATATGAGGAAATTAATAAAGGTCTTTCTCCTGAGGAAACTTTGGAATTAATACATGAGATGAATGGGGTTGCTATTGTCCCTCACCCATTTGTGAGATATAGGGAGGGACTTTTCTGCAAAATTAAAGATTTAAAAGTAGATGCTATTGAAACCATGAATTCACGTTATATTTTTGGCTATTCCAACTGGAAGGCTAAAAAACTGGCTATTGAAAAAAACATACCTGAGATTGGAGCCAGTGATTCTCACTTTGTAGGTGCTGTAGGTAGTTGTGTTACTGATGTAGATGCTGATTTTTCTGTAGAGGACATATTAATATCCATAAAATCTGGAAAAACTACGGCTTATGGTGATCGCACTCCTCTTCCTTTGATAATTAAAGAAGTGATTAATAAGAAGATTAAAAGGGTTTATGAATATTAA
- a CDS encoding DUF1786 domain-containing protein, protein MKILAIDIGTGTQDMMLHDSNKNMENAIKMVIPSPTHIMANKVQKTDQNIYFGGDIMGGGPINRAIKHHLEKGHKVVMEENAAKTIRDNLKRVKSLGITVLHDEKYVSEKYPDFKKIELKDVDLDRFQESLASFGCDLEFDYLGIAVQDHGYNEKMGDRNFRFMKIKEKLDEPLAPEEFAYWGDIPEYFTRMKAVERTLSGFKPLLMDSKFAAMCGATCDPKVNKLDSYVVMDVGNGHTTAASISNGKIMGVFEHHTGSLNSEKIERFLNKLVDATLSHEEVHRDHGHGAWVLNSIDELDKVVVTGPRRELVDKTNLPVYHAAPAGDVMMTGPVGLIKSINYKIENNIEFIN, encoded by the coding sequence ATGAAGATTCTGGCAATAGATATAGGTACCGGCACCCAGGATATGATGTTACATGATTCTAATAAAAACATGGAAAATGCTATAAAAATGGTTATTCCTTCTCCTACGCATATAATGGCTAATAAAGTCCAAAAAACAGATCAAAATATTTATTTTGGCGGAGATATTATGGGTGGAGGCCCAATAAACCGCGCTATAAAACACCACTTAGAAAAGGGCCATAAAGTAGTTATGGAAGAAAATGCTGCTAAAACCATTCGTGATAATCTAAAAAGGGTAAAATCATTGGGAATCACGGTTTTACATGATGAAAAATACGTAAGTGAAAAATATCCTGATTTTAAGAAAATAGAATTGAAAGATGTGGATCTTGATAGATTTCAAGAATCTCTGGCATCATTTGGATGCGACCTTGAATTTGATTATTTAGGAATTGCAGTACAGGATCATGGCTATAATGAAAAAATGGGAGATAGAAATTTCAGATTCATGAAAATAAAAGAAAAATTAGATGAACCTCTCGCACCTGAAGAATTTGCTTACTGGGGAGATATACCGGAATATTTTACCCGGATGAAGGCAGTAGAAAGGACTTTATCTGGATTTAAACCACTATTGATGGATTCTAAATTTGCTGCTATGTGTGGAGCAACCTGTGATCCAAAGGTTAATAAGTTAGATAGTTATGTGGTTATGGATGTTGGCAATGGCCATACAACTGCAGCATCAATTTCTAACGGAAAAATAATGGGTGTTTTTGAACATCATACTGGCTCTTTAAATTCTGAAAAAATAGAAAGGTTCTTAAATAAGCTGGTGGACGCCACTCTTTCGCACGAAGAAGTTCATAGGGATCATGGGCACGGTGCATGGGTTTTAAATTCTATTGATGAGTTAGATAAAGTTGTAGTCACTGGCCCCAGAAGAGAGTTGGTAGATAAAACCAATCTACCTGTCTATCACGCAGCTCCGGCAGGGGATGTAATGATGACCGGGCCGGTGGGCCTAATTAAAAGTATAAATTATAAAATAGAGAATAATATTGAATTCATTAATTAA
- a CDS encoding TrpB-like pyridoxal phosphate-dependent enzyme has product MYKITLDEKDIPKKWYNINADLPVPLPEYKDSEEGGNLANLPKIFSKGVLEQEMSTERWIKIPKEVRKVYKMIGRPSPLFRATGLEDMLDTPAKIYYKREDYSPTGSHKLNTAIAQAYYAKQDGVEKLTTETGAGQWGTALSLACSMMDLECKVYMVKVSFNQKPFRKTIMELYGGNVIPSPSNETEFGRKILAENPEHPGSLGIAISEAMEEALQNEKAYYSLGSVLNHVLLHQTVIGLETKKQLEIANESPDVMIGCVGGGSNFGGAIFPFIKDQIDGKIDCKFLAAEPKSCPTLTQGEYCYDFGDTAGMTPRMKMYSLGHDFIPPSVHAGGLRYHGMSPQVALLVKEKLVEGRTVSQNEIFNAGVTFAKAEGVVPAPETCHALKVAMDEAKVCKETGEEKTIIVSFSGHGMLDLQGYADHLAGILPDDCK; this is encoded by the coding sequence ATGTACAAGATAACTCTCGATGAAAAAGATATTCCAAAAAAATGGTATAACATCAATGCAGACTTACCAGTGCCTTTGCCAGAATATAAAGACTCCGAAGAAGGAGGAAATCTGGCAAACTTGCCTAAAATATTCTCCAAAGGAGTTTTAGAGCAAGAAATGTCCACTGAAAGATGGATTAAAATCCCGAAAGAAGTTCGGAAAGTTTACAAAATGATAGGACGACCCAGCCCATTATTTAGGGCTACTGGCCTGGAAGATATGCTGGACACTCCTGCTAAAATATATTACAAACGGGAAGATTATTCACCCACAGGTAGTCATAAACTAAATACAGCCATTGCCCAGGCATATTACGCCAAGCAGGACGGAGTTGAAAAATTAACTACTGAAACCGGTGCTGGACAATGGGGAACCGCTTTATCACTGGCATGTTCCATGATGGACCTGGAATGTAAAGTATACATGGTTAAAGTATCGTTTAATCAAAAACCATTCCGAAAAACAATAATGGAACTATACGGTGGAAATGTAATTCCTTCACCAAGTAATGAAACTGAATTTGGACGTAAAATTCTTGCAGAAAATCCTGAACACCCTGGATCTTTAGGTATTGCTATATCCGAAGCTATGGAAGAAGCTCTACAAAATGAGAAAGCTTACTATTCATTAGGAAGTGTTCTAAACCATGTTTTACTTCATCAGACAGTTATTGGACTTGAAACTAAAAAACAATTAGAAATAGCAAATGAATCTCCAGATGTGATGATTGGATGTGTAGGAGGGGGTAGTAACTTTGGAGGAGCAATTTTCCCATTCATAAAAGACCAGATCGATGGAAAAATTGATTGTAAGTTCCTGGCTGCAGAACCCAAATCATGCCCCACATTAACCCAGGGAGAATATTGCTATGACTTTGGAGATACTGCTGGAATGACCCCCCGGATGAAAATGTACAGTCTGGGACATGACTTTATACCCCCTTCAGTGCATGCAGGAGGTCTAAGATACCATGGAATGTCTCCACAAGTAGCTTTACTAGTAAAAGAAAAATTGGTCGAAGGTAGAACTGTTTCGCAGAATGAAATATTTAACGCCGGGGTGACATTTGCTAAAGCAGAAGGAGTTGTTCCTGCTCCTGAAACATGCCACGCACTTAAAGTTGCTATGGACGAAGCTAAAGTATGCAAAGAAACTGGAGAAGAAAAAACAATTATCGTCAGTTTCTCAGGGCATGGAATGCTGGATCTACAAGGTTATGCAGATCACTTGGCTGGAATTCTGCCTGATGACTGCAAGTAA
- a CDS encoding bifunctional 5,6,7,8-tetrahydromethanopterin hydro-lyase/3-hexulose-6-phosphate synthase: MYKIGEALIGSGNEIAHVDLIIGDKESHAGAAFANGITQLSLGHTPLLSVIRPNLMTKPATLIVPKVTVGDLKDAEKIFGPAQTAVGRAVADAVEEGIIPQDQVEDLVIIVSVFIHPEAEDYRKIYQYNYGATKLAIRRAMEEYPSISKVLGEKDRGSHPIMGFRAVRLWNPPYLQVALDLDNMDEMERIINNLPNRERILLEAGTPLVKKFGVGIVSKIREMRNDAFIIADLKTLDVGRIEVKMAADETADAVAISGLGTVESIDKAIHEAQKQGIYSILDMMNVDNFVEKLKTINYKPDIVLLHRNVDLETLKAERGEDVSEMTEWGNIKEIKELIGKNGLVAVAGGITPAKVGEALDSGADIIVVGRYIIGSRDVRRAAEDFLDHMPQDPDTMRLALDEDESI; the protein is encoded by the coding sequence ATGTATAAAATAGGTGAAGCTTTAATTGGAAGCGGAAATGAAATCGCTCACGTTGATTTAATTATTGGAGATAAAGAGAGCCATGCCGGCGCAGCATTTGCCAATGGTATAACCCAACTCTCCCTGGGACACACACCACTACTTTCAGTGATTCGTCCTAATCTCATGACCAAACCTGCTACCCTCATTGTTCCTAAAGTGACTGTGGGAGACTTGAAAGATGCGGAGAAAATATTTGGTCCAGCCCAAACTGCAGTTGGAAGAGCAGTGGCTGATGCCGTGGAAGAAGGAATAATTCCTCAAGACCAGGTGGAAGATTTAGTAATCATTGTAAGTGTATTCATACACCCTGAGGCAGAAGATTACCGTAAAATATATCAGTACAATTACGGGGCAACAAAATTGGCAATAAGAAGGGCTATGGAAGAATACCCATCCATCAGTAAAGTTTTAGGTGAAAAAGACAGAGGAAGCCATCCTATAATGGGATTCAGGGCCGTGAGATTATGGAATCCTCCATACTTACAGGTTGCTCTGGACTTAGACAATATGGATGAAATGGAAAGGATCATTAATAACCTACCAAACCGAGAACGAATACTCCTGGAGGCCGGTACCCCACTAGTTAAAAAATTCGGAGTAGGTATCGTCAGTAAAATTAGAGAAATGAGAAACGACGCATTCATTATTGCTGATCTTAAAACTCTAGATGTTGGCCGAATAGAAGTTAAAATGGCTGCAGATGAAACTGCTGATGCAGTAGCTATTTCAGGACTTGGAACTGTAGAATCTATCGACAAAGCTATCCATGAAGCTCAAAAACAAGGCATATACTCCATATTAGATATGATGAATGTGGATAACTTTGTTGAAAAGCTCAAAACCATTAATTACAAACCAGATATCGTCTTACTCCACAGGAATGTTGATTTAGAAACTTTAAAAGCAGAACGTGGCGAAGATGTGAGTGAAATGACCGAATGGGGTAACATTAAAGAAATTAAAGAACTCATTGGTAAAAATGGTTTAGTAGCAGTCGCTGGAGGAATAACTCCTGCAAAAGTGGGTGAAGCGTTAGATAGTGGTGCAGATATCATCGTTGTCGGCAGATACATAATTGGTTCTAGAGATGTTCGAAGAGCAGCCGAAGATTTCTTAGATCATATGCCGCAAGACCCCGACACCATGAGATTGGCCTTGGACGAAGACGAATCAATCTAA
- a CDS encoding DUF2070 family protein: MLDVDSKVLGLTKHLTKLSTKVSILAIIIISILLGYLSDNSSLMLTEFTSPFYRLGTYFLIFGAMSIISGVLTKILIDYSKGNPIRLKHSMLLSLFSLIIIAGFSLLSSELYDPSSEYFMNYLLLGCYIAFTIRIMVIWGISNMHFLKSSIISAIQPILIIGAFLALTSSIINQPYSTIPIIIIKTLIAFVILMVAIYLFIKVIESPIKRNYGIKGLELFSLFISHFTYNSQEMEKLFEDFGENITSLIGILSFKGKNGIKALFLTPCIHPGPAGNLGGANMPTILANRFETFTMVSHGPCTHDFNPVSTKEIYKIEKVVKNALKDMDYSENTSEFIRLQHNNAIIGIQYFNQNLLILLTFAPSGADDIDFGIGFGLMNLAKSSCKVNNAIIVDCHNCFKEGAAEILPGNNEVQDIIKAIEGIETPKMHGKIRVGCAEDPLLRISKEDGIGDSGIKVMILETSYDNNRSQKVAYVLLDANNMVRGFREEIMENIPENIDHVEIMTSDTHSVNTLSNAHNPVGHAKNDEIIDSINLCLKEALDDLEAVSVAGKTCEIENIKTFGPTFTTGFMTTISSIVAVGRIFGVLILGLAFLIIFILILIPNT, encoded by the coding sequence TTGTTGGATGTTGATAGTAAAGTGCTTGGATTGACAAAACATTTGACAAAGCTTTCGACTAAAGTTTCAATTTTAGCGATCATAATTATTAGCATACTTTTAGGATATTTGAGTGATAACTCCTCTTTAATGTTAACCGAATTTACATCCCCTTTTTACAGACTAGGGACTTATTTTTTGATATTTGGAGCAATGTCAATAATAAGTGGTGTTTTAACTAAAATTTTAATAGATTATTCAAAGGGGAATCCCATACGGCTTAAACACTCCATGTTATTGTCTCTTTTTTCCCTGATAATAATCGCAGGATTTTCTCTATTGAGTTCAGAACTATACGACCCTTCTTCAGAATATTTTATGAATTATCTTTTATTAGGTTGTTATATCGCATTTACAATACGAATCATGGTTATATGGGGCATATCCAATATGCACTTTCTAAAATCCAGTATAATTTCAGCCATTCAACCTATTCTAATAATTGGCGCTTTTTTAGCACTTACCTCATCAATCATTAATCAACCGTATTCTACAATCCCTATTATCATTATTAAAACATTAATAGCATTCGTTATACTTATGGTTGCCATATATCTATTTATAAAAGTAATTGAATCCCCTATAAAACGAAATTATGGCATTAAAGGATTAGAATTATTTAGTCTATTTATTTCCCATTTTACATATAATTCGCAAGAAATGGAAAAATTATTTGAGGATTTTGGAGAAAACATAACCTCGCTAATAGGAATTTTGAGTTTTAAAGGGAAAAACGGGATCAAAGCACTTTTCTTAACCCCCTGTATCCATCCAGGGCCTGCAGGTAATCTTGGTGGAGCCAATATGCCCACAATTTTAGCCAATAGATTTGAAACGTTTACTATGGTATCCCATGGCCCATGCACCCATGACTTCAATCCCGTTTCCACCAAAGAGATATATAAAATTGAAAAAGTTGTCAAAAACGCTCTTAAAGATATGGATTATTCAGAAAACACCAGTGAATTTATAAGATTGCAGCATAACAATGCCATCATTGGAATACAATATTTTAACCAAAATTTACTTATTTTGCTAACATTTGCTCCATCAGGAGCAGATGATATTGATTTTGGGATTGGATTTGGATTAATGAACTTGGCCAAATCTTCTTGTAAGGTAAATAATGCAATTATAGTGGATTGCCATAATTGTTTTAAAGAGGGTGCAGCAGAGATTTTGCCCGGAAATAATGAAGTTCAAGATATTATTAAAGCTATTGAAGGTATTGAAACTCCAAAAATGCATGGAAAAATTAGAGTTGGGTGTGCTGAAGATCCTCTACTCCGTATATCAAAAGAAGATGGTATAGGAGATAGTGGAATTAAGGTTATGATTCTAGAAACAAGTTATGACAATAATCGAAGTCAAAAAGTAGCTTATGTTCTTTTAGATGCAAATAATATGGTTAGAGGATTTAGAGAAGAAATTATGGAGAATATACCTGAAAATATTGATCATGTTGAAATCATGACCAGTGACACACATTCTGTAAATACACTATCCAATGCACATAATCCAGTTGGACATGCTAAAAATGATGAAATAATTGATTCAATAAATCTTTGTTTAAAAGAAGCTTTAGATGATTTAGAAGCAGTTTCAGTAGCTGGTAAAACCTGTGAAATAGAAAATATAAAAACATTTGGCCCGACATTTACTACTGGATTTATGACAACCATCAGTTCTATAGTGGCGGTTGGGAGGATTTTTGGAGTCCTTATATTAGGTTTGGCCTTTTTAATCATATTTATTTTAATACTCATCCCCAACACATGA
- a CDS encoding flavodoxin family protein, with protein sequence MIVGICGSPRKQATDYVLKEALNQMEDKGYHAEFFGVRGKEIGPCRHCDYCLRKKECFLKDDMFEVYELLDEAQGIIIASPMYNGGISAQIKAVMDRCRALGAADYDFLRGKIGMGIAVGGDRSGGQELALQQIHTYYILNGIIPVSGGSFGANIGASFWSQDTLNGVKEDVEGFKNLKKTTNMFHRYLERYGPANHEKP encoded by the coding sequence ATGATTGTGGGAATATGTGGGAGTCCAAGAAAACAAGCCACGGATTATGTTTTGAAAGAAGCTTTGAATCAAATGGAAGATAAAGGGTATCATGCCGAGTTTTTTGGAGTTCGAGGAAAAGAAATAGGGCCTTGCCGCCACTGTGATTACTGTCTTCGTAAAAAGGAATGTTTTCTTAAAGATGATATGTTCGAAGTTTATGAACTCCTAGATGAAGCTCAAGGCATAATTATTGCCTCCCCCATGTACAACGGAGGAATTAGTGCTCAAATTAAAGCAGTAATGGACCGTTGTCGTGCACTGGGTGCAGCAGATTATGATTTTTTAAGAGGAAAAATTGGAATGGGTATTGCTGTTGGAGGAGATCGTTCTGGGGGCCAAGAACTGGCTTTACAACAGATACATACGTATTATATATTAAATGGAATAATCCCAGTTAGTGGGGGGTCATTTGGAGCCAACATAGGCGCTTCTTTCTGGTCACAGGACACCTTAAATGGAGTAAAAGAAGATGTAGAAGGTTTTAAAAATTTAAAAAAAACCACAAATATGTTTCATAGGTACTTAGAAAGATATGGTCCGGCAAACCATGAAAAACCTTGA
- a CDS encoding flippase, translated as MSTSKGTAKLLRGSTIIMISNLIFRMGGYIYRVLMARLLGPDGYGLVGLTLPFQGIFQILSAGGLPPAIAKYVAQHKALGEDQMARQVVFTSLKLMMFLGITFSLFMFFAGPIIANEFFHKPLLAYPLQAVALITPFSVIVGAFRGAFQGLYKMEYIVATRAVEQIFMIVFAVVLVSVGFYAAGAVIGTGLGFMASAISAVILFKKYLYKYLPKPEPENKFNFRQELGLMANLLKFSIPVIITALSEMAIYDVGVFVIGYFMATKFASYYTTADPIARLPLVISLSVATAVLPAASEAFSLKDKALLETYIVQSYRIVILTVFPICVGIALFSYPLLNLLFGSQYVHGANALTILVMGMAFYSLFMTSSSIAQGIGDPRIPMYVLLGGTAINIVLNVLMVPLFGIEGAAGATTISTFIIMMVVMWKTFQITQIKAPYMAFLKITLASIVMGLGIFLLPQTILGLFLAILIAPLIFLVVFTLIKGFEKRDIRMMRRIGGKIGPFSRIFEKFIKFIEKYST; from the coding sequence ATGAGCACAAGTAAGGGCACGGCAAAATTACTACGCGGCAGTACTATCATAATGATCAGTAACCTCATATTTAGAATGGGAGGTTATATTTATCGGGTTTTAATGGCCCGACTCTTAGGTCCCGATGGATATGGGCTCGTAGGGCTGACCTTACCTTTTCAAGGGATTTTTCAGATACTTTCTGCAGGAGGACTCCCTCCAGCCATTGCAAAATACGTAGCTCAGCATAAGGCCCTTGGCGAAGATCAAATGGCCAGACAAGTGGTTTTCACTTCCCTTAAGCTGATGATGTTTTTAGGAATAACCTTCTCATTATTCATGTTCTTTGCTGGACCAATCATTGCCAATGAATTTTTCCATAAACCTCTTTTAGCTTATCCTTTACAAGCTGTAGCATTAATAACGCCATTTAGTGTAATAGTAGGGGCATTTAGAGGTGCTTTTCAGGGACTTTATAAAATGGAATATATTGTGGCCACCCGTGCTGTTGAACAAATTTTCATGATTGTTTTTGCTGTGGTCCTGGTTTCAGTAGGTTTTTATGCTGCAGGGGCTGTTATTGGTACTGGTCTTGGTTTTATGGCATCAGCAATATCCGCTGTAATCCTATTTAAAAAATATTTATACAAATATCTTCCTAAACCCGAGCCTGAGAATAAATTCAATTTTCGCCAGGAATTAGGGTTGATGGCAAATCTTTTGAAGTTTTCCATTCCAGTAATCATTACTGCACTTTCAGAAATGGCCATATACGATGTAGGCGTTTTTGTAATAGGTTATTTCATGGCCACTAAATTTGCCAGTTATTATACAACAGCAGACCCAATAGCAAGACTTCCCCTGGTAATTTCACTTTCAGTAGCTACAGCCGTACTTCCTGCAGCTTCTGAAGCATTCAGTTTAAAAGATAAAGCGCTTTTAGAGACATATATTGTTCAATCATACCGAATCGTTATTTTAACAGTATTTCCCATATGTGTAGGGATTGCCTTGTTTTCATATCCACTCCTAAATCTGTTATTTGGTAGCCAATATGTTCATGGTGCCAATGCACTGACCATTCTGGTTATGGGAATGGCATTTTACAGTTTATTTATGACCTCTTCCAGTATAGCACAAGGAATAGGAGATCCCCGAATACCCATGTACGTCCTTTTAGGAGGAACAGCCATTAACATTGTGCTGAATGTACTAATGGTTCCCTTATTTGGTATTGAAGGTGCAGCAGGAGCCACTACCATATCAACTTTTATTATAATGATGGTTGTAATGTGGAAAACCTTTCAAATTACCCAAATTAAAGCACCATATATGGCTTTTCTTAAAATAACTCTCGCATCCATAGTAATGGGTTTAGGAATATTTTTACTTCCTCAAACAATTTTAGGGTTGTTTTTAGCCATCTTAATAGCTCCTTTAATATTCTTAGTCGTGTTTACTTTAATTAAAGGATTTGAAAAAAGAGATATTCGGATGATGCGCAGAATTGGGGGGAAAATTGGCCCATTTTCAAGAATTTTTGAAAAGTTTATTAAATTTATAGAGAAATACTCCACATAA